Sequence from the Candidatus Rokuibacteriota bacterium genome:
CCACCCCTTCTCCTGACCGAACGTCACCAGGAAGGTCGAGGCGAAGGGGATGACCACGAACATGGCGAAGGCGCCCCCGACCAGGAAGAGCAGCGAGCCCACGATGATGAACGGCGCCGCGTATTTCTTCTCGTGCGCGTGGAGCCCGGGAGACACGAACTTCCAGACCTGGTAGAGAAGGGCGGGCATGGAGATGAAGATGGCCAGCACCATGGCGACCTTCATCCAGGTCCAGAAGGCCTCGGTGGGGGTGGTGAAGACCAGCTCGACCTTCAGCCCGACCAGCGGCCGGGAGATGAAGCGCATGGCGGGGTCGGTGACGAAGAACGCGATCACGAGCCCGATGCCGGCGGCGCCCAGCGCCCACATAATGCGGATCCGGAGCTCGCCCAGGTGCTGCATGAACGACATCTTGCCGAGCGCGCGCTCCTGCTCGGGCTCGGACTCGGGCGCCGTCTGCTCGTCCGCCATCACCACTCCGTGAGG
This genomic interval carries:
- the tatC gene encoding twin-arginine translocase subunit TatC, producing MADEQTAPESEPEQERALGKMSFMQHLGELRIRIMWALGAAGIGLVIAFFVTDPAMRFISRPLVGLKVELVFTTPTEAFWTWMKVAMVLAIFISMPALLYQVWKFVSPGLHAHEKKYAAPFIIVGSLLFLVGGAFAMFVVIPFASTFLVTFGQEKGWKPMITVSSYTDFVIKFALAFGIVFELPVVITVLALIGVVTPQFLSKNRKYAVLINFVIAAILTPTPDIINQSLMAGPLCVLYEVGIICARLAVRKRKTPAPPAETIAAP